The genome window GACGGATTTGTCCATCGGTATCAAGCAGTTTTCTTGTAGTTGACTAATTTTTACCTGCGGTCTCTGGTATGTGTGAATATATTTGTACACCAAAAAGTgactatatttaatataatatctaGAAGTAGAACGAAATCTGATTTGATATGTTATTATcgtcattttatgtttttattgatagttatttttattatctaagAGAATTTCACGTTTTTctacacacatatatacattCCTGCTGACTAATTACTATAATATCTATGTCAATTAGTCACCATTgtattgtgtgtgtgtgtgtgtgtgtgtgtgacaTGCGGATACGAGGAAATACAATTCAAAATCGATAGAGTAACTTCTCAAGCTACCGGAAACCCCATATATCTCAGTCTAGTTAAATTATGAATGTATTATTTTGCTTATATTCCAAAGATTGTTGTTATGATTTCACATTAAACATGTGGAGGAAGACCTCGTAatcaatattcatatatatatagcagttcacacatcAATGTACACaagagaaaacaatataaatataactcgAGATAACacgtataattaaaaaaaaataaaaaatattaagattcaAACATATGATGGGACCAGCTTTCTTCTAAAACACGTGGAGACTTAATGTGATAAGAACTAAATTACTTTGAACATTGAATTACATAAACGAGTAGACAATCATTAAGTTGACTTAAACTAATCACAAACGAATAAGGTAAATAACTTCCACGCAAATCgttctagtatatatataacccCAAGTTTCAGCCCATGTCGACCAAAtcaaatcagacaaaaaaaaaaatttgtctcGATATATAtcgatatatattatatgcaaaTATTCCGACGACCTTGCGAGACAAAAGCTTGGCAGAACCGAATCTGTCCAGCGGAAACTATGGTGAAGATTCATCCCGACCGGAAAACCCTCAGCACCGGAGAAGAAACAAGCTCGCCGTACTTGACGACGGAGAAAGAGAGTTTCACGATTTGGATGAAGTCGTTGGTGTTCAATACAAACGGCTGCACCGTCTTCGATTCAAAAGGGAATATAATTTATCGTGTCGATAATTATAATTCTAAGAGCTGCCGTGAAGTTGACCTAATGGATTTACACGGTCGTGTCTTGTTGACCTTACGTAGACAGGTAGAGACACGTACCAAAGTTATTTTCATGCAAGTTTCTAACGTTTTCATTCACTTTGAAactaattaagtttttttgtatgtttacaGAAGTTTGGATTATTCAAAACCTGGGAAGGATACAGATCACCGACGGGGACAGCTgaatcagcaacaaacttagaCTATTTTCGAgtgaaaaataatatgtttaagaTTCCTAGTAAAGATTCATCTTCTTCGTATAGAGTCACAACGGGGTCGTGTAGAAACGATGAAGAATATTGTTATAAGATGGTAACTCGGGGATCAAGTTTAGGAATCGAGGAGAGTTGTGGAAGACTTGTGGCAGAAGTGAAGAGAAAACAATCGAGGAATGGTTTGGAGTTAGGAGATGATGTTTTGACGATGATGGTTGAGTCACAAGTTGATCACTCTTTCATCATCGGACTTGTTTTAACTCATAGTCTTATCAACTGTAAACTGtaataaaaactgaaaaccaTCACTAACTGATGGTGTTTTTGGGttcaaattattattagtttttaactttCACAAACTTTTTTCGCTGTTGCTAATGAAAATACAACTGATGTTACTCATTAATTTACtcatttaaatgtttaaaagaCTAGAAAGATGGAGCCAATTTTAAATGTTAAGGGTAATTGGCGATGAAAGTTTAACGTGGCTGCTGAGAAATTTCCATAgattaatataaaactaatatgaaccagattgtgcaTGCCTCTTAACcaatagattatgatttgtaatcttttcatttatctatgacggtgtaatctcttatataagaaacctttatgttatgaataaagatagacttttccattacttttataacacgttatcagcatgaaactctaaatccctgagctaatacccaaatcgaaaaaccctaaaaccctaaaaccctaaccctagccggcgatccgacgaaccctaaaccccgatcgcgtctcttgttcccgcatctgttccagctcgcgtccctgATCatcttcagcccaaggcgttcctgatcctaactcagacgttcgcgacccgagagcagctccagcacgcgacctcttcctcgttcgcgacagcatcagacagctcgcgtccgacaatcaagcaacaaaggacgtccgcgacccgatagaagcgactcgaaccattcagctcgcgtcccgttcgtgtccagctcgcggctcaactcctttggtggcccgattcaacaatcatctaaggtttaaaggtaattcaaaacctaagaacccataatcaaACATggattaattgataaataatgaaaccctaaaactctaatctttatgaatcaaaaccataggataatagatcaaaaatcctaattgagtaaatcgaagctctaaaagttcgatcccccaaaccctaaatcatgttcctacatgattaaaaccccaaNNNNNNNNNNNNNNNNNNNNNNNNNNNNNNNNNNNNNNNNNNNNNNNNNNNNNNNNNNNNNNNNNNNNNNNNNNNNNNNNNNNNNNNNNNNNNNNNNNNNNNNNNNNNNNNNNNNNNNNNNNNNNNNNNNNNNNNNNNNNNNNNNNNNNNNNNNNNNNNNNNNNNNNNNNNNNNNNNNNNNNNNNNNNNNNNNNNNNNNNNNNNNNNNNNNNNNNNNNNNNNNNNNNNNNNNNNNNNNNNNNNNNNNNNNNNNNNNNNNNNNNNNNNNNNNNNNNNNNNNNNNNNNNNNNNNNNNNNNNNNNNNNNNNNNNNNNNNNNNNNNNNNNNNNNNNNNNNNNNNNNNNNNNNNNNNNNNNNNNNNNNNNNNNNNNNNNNNNNNNNNNNNNNNNNNNNNNNNNNNNNNNNNNNNNNNNNNNNNNNNNNNNNNNNNNNNNNNNNNNNNNNNNNNNNNNNNNNNNNNNNNNNNNNNNNNNNNNNNNNNNNNNNNNNNNNNNNNNNNNNNNNNNNNNNNNNNNNNNNNNNNcatgaaaacatatagaaattgcttgtttggtcgatacccttgcttgataaatctgtgtgacttattatgcatcatatatcactttggccgtgtggccttattgcATTATATCACCTTTGGATGTGTGGCTTGTTTgcttattagaaatgtattgacTTGATAACATGCCTTGTTTATGgctgtattttaaatatt of Brassica oleracea var. oleracea cultivar TO1000 unplaced genomic scaffold, BOL UnpScaffold01516, whole genome shotgun sequence contains these proteins:
- the LOC106321385 gene encoding protein LURP-one-related 11-like, yielding MQIFRRPCETKAWQNRICPAETMVKIHPDRKTLSTGEETSSPYLTTEKESFTIWMKSLVFNTNGCTVFDSKGNIIYRVDNYNSKSCREVDLMDLHGRVLLTLRRQKFGLFKTWEGYRSPTGTAESATNLDYFRVKNNMFKIPSKDSSSSYRVTTGSCRNDEEYCYKMVTRGSSLGIEESCGRLVAEVKRKQSRNGLELGDDVLTMMVESQVDHSFIIGLVLTHSLINCKL